AAGTATTTCAATGGTTTAAATTGAACATTTTCTTTTGCTGTTTTTCCCTGAAACAGAAGCAGATGTAATAATGTACAAATATAGAGAATGTTGTTGGTTTTTTGTTGCTATACGTTGCTATTAAAGTCTGTTTCAAGGGGGTTTTTTTCTGTTATAAAATGCAAGAGTATACAATCAATAATGGAGAAAAGAAACTagaagaagaaatctttattattcattgaacaCACTACAACTGGAAACAATGCTCCTACATATATATAGgaagcagaaaaagaaagaaaagaaaagattcTAAACCTAACACCCTAACTAATCAACACATAATGAGATCAGTAGGACACGTGCACACTTGTATGCTTGGTCTTGAATAGGTAGACATCAGCAGTAGGACACGTGAAAAAACTCAATCAGAGCACTAACATCAGCTGCATATAAAAACCTTTGTTGCACATCAACTACAGGAGACTATCACAATCATCAGCTCCTGTGCTCTTCATCTATAGTATCATCACCGACAGTGTCCTTTGTTGGTGATGCttttgtgttttattgtttttttgtcTCATTTGGTTGGTCTCTTCATTAATTCATGTTCACTTGGAAGTCTTATCCTCTTTGTGAAGTATCTTAAATATGTCATACTTTGTATTTGATGTGCTtctatatgttttaaaatatttatggaCAAGGATTTGTAACTACCTTAGTAAGAAACTCTAGATTAAGAGAGGATGCCACCTTCAACAAGCTATTCTAGGTATAAGTTGTGCTTTGTGTAGTTAGATAAGTAGGGCAAGGGAAGAGAAGGCTACTTGAGAATCAAACATAGGACTTTGTTTAAAGACCTGAAGAAACGGATACTTACTTCTGCTGAGATCTTAAAGTTTCCTTTTGTGGCGACAACTTTTTCTTGTAACAATGTCATGGACAGTCAATTCACTAGAAAAGGAAACCTTTGCATCTTTATGAACTCAAAATTTTGGGTTTTGTGAAGGTTAATGTTGATGGTGTCATAGGTGGAAGTATTGCTTCTTTTATGTGTTTTATTGGATTTGTATGATGGTAATACCATTGCAATAATTTGGGTTCCCCCATTTTAGCTGATTACAAAACGGATGTAGAAAGTTTCTTACCTTGTTGGGACTTGGGTCTAATATAGAAAATAGAGGGGAAGGGATGCCATATAAGATTGAGATTTTCATCGTCTTAGATGATACAATTACGTCCATCCCAATGTTCAATCAGATGCTATATAGCTTGATAATTACACTTACCCTTTTGTTCTCAACTCATGTGCTGCTATCTGGTATCTTAATTATGGTTTTGGAGTTCATGGTCGTATTGTTCTGGGTTTTGTTCAatcattgaaaattttaatgctTTGATCGATATGTGTGGGAAATGTGGGAAATTAGGTTGTGCACGTAAGGTGTTCGATGAAATGCCTCAAAGAGATGTTGCGTCTTATATTGCTCTTCTTGGAGCATATGCTAGAATTGGGGAGGATATGACCGATGCTCGGATGGTTTTTGATAGTATGCCTATCAGAAATTTGATTTCATGGAATGCTATGATTGTGGGTTATGCAAATTGTGGTGATATAGATTCCACTCAATTGATTTTGGATATGATGAATGATAAGAATGTGGTTTCTTGGACGACAATGCTAGTTGGGTATACTAGAAATAGGTTGATGGATAAAGCGAGGATTATTTTTGAGGCTACCCCTGAGAAGACTTTAGTTTGTTGGACTGTTATGATTAGTGCGTATGCTCAAAATGGAGTACCAAATGAAGCATTGAAATACTTTTATGGTATGCAAAGAGCACTTGTTAGGCCTGGTCCTTATGCTATGACTGCTGTAATGTCTGCGATAGCGCAATTAGGTTGTCCTGATTTGGCCAATTGGATCACGACTTTAGTTGATCAGGAAGGTATTGAGCGGAATGAGAGAGTACTAACTTCCTTAGTTGATATGCATGGTAAATGCGGTAACATTGAAAAAGCATCAGTTGTTTGAGAAGATTCCTCGTCCGGATGTGTACCCTTATAGTGCATTGATAACTGGCCTCGCTTCACATGGACATGGCCTCAAAGCACTTGAGATCTCTATTAAAATGTTATTGAAAAATGTTGAACCTGATTACATAACGTTTTTTGGCGTTTTGAATGCGTGTAGCCATGCTGGACTTGTTGAAGAAGGTTTAGCATATTGGGAAAGCATGAtaaatgaatacaagattcaGTTAGATGCAGATCATTATGCTTGCGTAATTGATATGCTTGGACGTGCTGGGAGATTGGAACAAGCATATAAAATGCTTCAGAGTATGCCAATGGGTCCACGTGCGGGAGCTCTAGGTGCCTTACTTGCCGCCTGTCGAACTTATAACAATGTTAGAATCGCAAAATCTGTCGCTCAGGAATTGTTTGTATTAGAGCCTCAAAATACTGGGAACTATGTACTTCTTTCTGGTATATACGCTGCATGAGAGGAATGGGATGATGCAGCAAGGATTCGTAAATCTATGACCGAAAAAATCGCAGCCAAAGAACCTGGTTATAGTTGGATCTAACTAATACGGAAGAGATAGTGTAGGCCCATAGACAGAGTATTGGATAAATGAGCAGAAAAAACTCTGCTGTTGGCGAACAACATGCAAACATGGTCCGTTGTTTTCATGTCCTGACCCCAAGTACGCGGGCATGGGACTTTGTTTGACTATGCAGAAGTTTGCTTTTGAGTTGCAATGAGCAGCAGAGCAGGTCTATTACTAAGTGTCACTGCGCAACTGACAATCTAGTTCATGTTTTGGAGACGAATCATAAAAGGTCTGTATATTGAGCTGGGTGTGTAGTAACACATATGACACTTATATGTATAAATTGATTGCAGGGGTTCGGCCATGTTTGATGCCAACTTCAAGAGGTAGCAGATCCTAGGATGAAATGTtaagaatatacatatttttaaagAACCGAGTGAGATCACAGACGATCCAGATAGAAAGAGGTAAAAGGAACATGAAATAATTGAGTCTTTGGGTTTGCATTGCATCGGATGGGGATAAGGGGTGACAGAGCAGTGAGATCCATGTAAAAGATAATTAAGGATGATATATACTTCAGTGTAGCGGATCCTATTCGTTCTAGGTTTCAATGTGGTTGCTATTATTGATTGCTCTTTATCGATTTAAGACACTGTATTACACAGTAACCTGTGCACAGAAAAAGTGTTCCTAGATTGGTATTACTTTCTAGAACAAGTGAAACAACACAAAAACCTCTCAAAGTTAATGTCATGTAGTTTATTTGGTTATATACAGAATGTAGAGTGCAAGAGAGTGTACTATATACTATGTGGATCTTTGCAAAATGTAGAGCGGGAGAGATTGCTAAGTGTCTATGAGCCGTGGTACGTTTCTCTCTGattcagaatatatatatatatatatatatatatatatatatatatatatatatatatatatatatatatatatatatatatattatttaataaagtaATATATTCATCATCCAAAATATTCTATTCTTCCTAATTTTCGTGAACATtccatcaaaattattatttaataaaataatatactcattgtctaaataattttatttttcttaatttccgtgaacattctatcaaatttattatttgataaaataatatattgaagGTCAAAAagattcatttttcttaattttcatgaATATTTTTCGTCAAAACTTTATtaaaaacggagggagtagaaTTTACGGAATATACACCTTCAGTGATTTGCCTCCTTGAAGGATAAAACCCATGTTTCCCAATATGAAGGTTGAAAAGTGGAATATGAATGTGACATAGTACATTTTTTTCCCTGCATACAAATGTTTGGAATTAGTATTTCTACCTTTAAAAAGAGTTTAAGATCAAGATCAAAGTCTAGGACTTAGAGGGAAACTAACCAAACAAATAACCCATGACGTCTCTATATCTGATGAATCTCTAGCCTTGAATGATATGAAAATCTCCTAATAGCCAGCTTGAATAGCCACTAAACCACCCAACAAGAACCAAGCTGATAACACCCCATACCCAACCTAGAGGCACCAACATAAGATTTGAAAAGCTCAATATCCATCCACAGTTAAAGCTCGTTACGAGCAGCAAACTAACTTGCTGCCATGAATCTGCATATTTTACATAGTAAAGCAATTCTGTATTAGTTTTAAAAACTCTGTTTTTCTCAATCTATGCATCCAAACCGAACTTTAGATAATAAAATCTCGTTTCCCCTGTTGTTGGAAACTCTGAGCAGTTGGTCCTCTTAGGACGAAGTATAACCTAAGACTAGGGAATAATCTCATAgagtaaaaatgcggtaacagtCGCGAACACGGTAATGGAATGGTTGATGCGGTAAtgggagtgatgcggttatcatatcgcctaaatatcggtcgaaatcataagatatcccttgatgcGGCCCAAAACGCGGATTTTTTATGCCTTGGGAAATACCGGTTCGTTTAGTTTGAAAATCTTTACAACGATGCGAtacgatgcggccttgtttttactaGCATAAATGGCAGGCGGGTATAATTTAGCGGTTTTTGCACCGTACCCAAGGGCAGGTATGGTTATGACTTTGGTGGTAGTGGCTGGGTATAGGTATGAAAAGTCCAACCCGCCATGGGTAGGGATAGGTGGTGGATATGAGGTCTTACCTGCCTCATATccacccgccccgccccgcccatATCCACCGGCACTAATCTGAGAGTATACACTTTGCACTAGTGTAACTTGTTACTCCCACAAACTTATGGCTATTTTAGTGTAACTTGTTACAAATATGATAGACAAACTGTTAATAAATTCTGATAGTACACTTTGCACTAATCTGATGGATACATGTGATTATTATGGATGCAACAAAAGATTGAAACTTACCGTTGCCAATAGTGTGAGCTGAAATTGTTATGTCAGTCATGATTTGGTCATCCTTTACTGAGCCTGATTCTAAGCTCAAAACTTGTGGTTGACTAAACACATCTTGTTTCTCCATAGATATTTTTTTCAGGATGATTTTTGCGTTGCCAGTTCAGCTTCTTTATAGGGAAAGTATGTAAAAGTTCCACATGCATTAgttaatcaacaaattagaaatATGTTTGACCTTGGTCAAACTTGATTTTGAGTTTTTGCCcaaagttttgattttgttatcCAATATTTCCACTCTATAAGGAATTTTTTCGTAACTTCTAGTATAGCGTTTATGTAGCATCGGTATGTgttttatgtgaagttgcacatgacgTTTGCTAACAATGGttaatcggaaacaacctctttgttttaTCTTTAATAAGGGTAAGATTGCGTACTTTCAACCCTTTCAAACCTGGTGATGGGACTGTAGGaaccacttaatggcattaaaGTATGGAGTTGACAATGTAATCAGTTTTCCATTTCAACTTACAAGAGAAAATTAGTTCTCATCCACTAAAACAAGAAATATGCTAACATTGTCGATAATGCTTCCTTGAGTAAGAACCACAAATGTCAGAGGTTTTCGTTGTGCTACTAGATCAGTAGAATCGctaacatttaatttttaatgaatacaacaacaataatgataTAGCCTTAATCCTAAATAAATGAGGTCTGATACATGAACTAATATATCACTTTCAATGGTCATCCacatagattttttttcttcattcttTCTGATTTTCTACCATTTGAATTTGTAAGTCTAGATCCTTTATTTCCTTTTCCAGTCCGGTCCTCCCAGTCATTTTTGGTCTTTTTTAGTCTCTCAAGCTCCAACTTTCTATTTTTCGTATGGTTTGCTAATACCTCGTCTTTTCATATGCCCACTCATCGATCAAAATATTCACATTTCTGCTACTCCCACCTTTCTACTACCATGCATTCTAAAAGCCCAACATTTTGATCT
The Amaranthus tricolor cultivar Red isolate AtriRed21 chromosome 11, ASM2621246v1, whole genome shotgun sequence DNA segment above includes these coding regions:
- the LOC130827300 gene encoding proline transporter 1-like codes for the protein MEKQDVFSQPQVLSLESGSVKDDQIMTDITISAHTIGNDSWQQVSLLLVTSFNCGWILSFSNLMLVPLGWVWGVISLVLVGWFSGYSSWLLGDFHIIQG